Proteins encoded within one genomic window of Platichthys flesus chromosome 17, fPlaFle2.1, whole genome shotgun sequence:
- the zgc:136493 gene encoding probable 2-ketogluconate reductase isoform X2 produces MAEEKPWALFSEVGEQGYLEEVTDIMKQHFHIVCHKDFSQNTQLYSDKIQAMFVWNAQPAAEPSLLTSLPSLKVVANGGVGIDHLDVPYISSLGVKVTNTPGVVSDATADMAMALLLASARRVVEGHQAAVDPKTTHLPLTLMGFEVTGATLGIIGMGDIGHKIARRSKGFDMKILYHNRNRRSVEEERAVGASYCQNMDDLLKESDFVTLAVNLTPETTGLISHRELSLMKPTATLVNISRGLVVDQDALVKALQCGTIRAAALDVTHPEPLPRDHPLLTLPNVLITPHAGTNTYATTRRMVQKMVESALAAVKGQPVPNEVRPK; encoded by the exons ATGGCCGAGGAGAAACCGTGGGCTCTGTTCTCAGAGGTGGGCGAGCAGGGTTACCTGGAAGAAGTCACTGATATAATGAAACAGCATTTCCACATCGTCTGCCACAAAGACTTTTCACAGAACACTCAGCTGTACAGTGATAAAATCCAGGCCATGTTCGTGTGGAACGCTCAACCTGCAGCCGAGCCTTCGCTGCTCACCTCTCTGCCCTCGCTGAAGGTGGTCGCCAACGGAGGAGTGGGCATCGACCACCTGGACGTGCCGTACATCTCCAGCCTCGGGGTGAAGGTGACCAACACGCCCGGCGTCGTGAGCGATGCCACCGCTGACATGGCCATGGCTCTGCTGCTGGCCTCGGCACGGAGGGTTGTTGAAG GTCACCAAGCAGCCGTTGACCCCAAGACGACCCATTTACCATTAACCCTGATGGGATTTGAAGTCACAGGGGCCACTCTTGGGATCATTGGAATGGGAGACATCGGACACAAAATAGCTCGGAGGAGCAAAGGATTTGACATGAAGATCTTGTATCACAACAGGAACAGAAG GAGCGTTGAGGAGGAGCGAGCCGTGGGAGCGAGTTACTGTCAGAACATGGACGACCTGCTGAAGGAGTCGGACTTTGTGACGCTGGCGGTCAACCTGACCCCTGAGACCACCGGGCTGATCAGCCACAGAGAGCTGTCCCTCATGAAACCCACAGCGACGCTGGTCAACATCAGCAGAG gtctggttgtgGACCAGGACGCTTTGGTGAAAGCTCTGCAGTGTGGGACAATCAGAGCTGCCGCGTTAGACGTGACTCATCCTGAACCTCTACCAAG GGATCATCCTCTACTCACTCTTCCTAACGTGCTGATCACGCCACACGCCGGCACCAACACTTACGCCACAACCAGACGGATGGTGCAGAAGATGGTAGAAAGCGCTTTGGCTGCAGTGAAAGGACAACCCGTCCCCAATGAAGTCCGGCCGAAATGA
- the zgc:136493 gene encoding probable 2-ketogluconate reductase isoform X1: protein MRSLCFIRCVRKLLGSTQASQTLTGTNLHRSVTRLQHTKVMAEEKPWALFSEVGEQGYLEEVTDIMKQHFHIVCHKDFSQNTQLYSDKIQAMFVWNAQPAAEPSLLTSLPSLKVVANGGVGIDHLDVPYISSLGVKVTNTPGVVSDATADMAMALLLASARRVVEGHQAAVDPKTTHLPLTLMGFEVTGATLGIIGMGDIGHKIARRSKGFDMKILYHNRNRRSVEEERAVGASYCQNMDDLLKESDFVTLAVNLTPETTGLISHRELSLMKPTATLVNISRGLVVDQDALVKALQCGTIRAAALDVTHPEPLPRDHPLLTLPNVLITPHAGTNTYATTRRMVQKMVESALAAVKGQPVPNEVRPK from the exons ATGAGAAGTCTCTGCTTTATCCGGTGTGTGAGGAAACTGTTGGGCTCAACTCAAGCATCCCAGACTCTCACAGGGACAAACCTGCACAGATCTGTAACTCGACTGCAACATACCAAG GTCATGGCCGAGGAGAAACCGTGGGCTCTGTTCTCAGAGGTGGGCGAGCAGGGTTACCTGGAAGAAGTCACTGATATAATGAAACAGCATTTCCACATCGTCTGCCACAAAGACTTTTCACAGAACACTCAGCTGTACAGTGATAAAATCCAGGCCATGTTCGTGTGGAACGCTCAACCTGCAGCCGAGCCTTCGCTGCTCACCTCTCTGCCCTCGCTGAAGGTGGTCGCCAACGGAGGAGTGGGCATCGACCACCTGGACGTGCCGTACATCTCCAGCCTCGGGGTGAAGGTGACCAACACGCCCGGCGTCGTGAGCGATGCCACCGCTGACATGGCCATGGCTCTGCTGCTGGCCTCGGCACGGAGGGTTGTTGAAG GTCACCAAGCAGCCGTTGACCCCAAGACGACCCATTTACCATTAACCCTGATGGGATTTGAAGTCACAGGGGCCACTCTTGGGATCATTGGAATGGGAGACATCGGACACAAAATAGCTCGGAGGAGCAAAGGATTTGACATGAAGATCTTGTATCACAACAGGAACAGAAG GAGCGTTGAGGAGGAGCGAGCCGTGGGAGCGAGTTACTGTCAGAACATGGACGACCTGCTGAAGGAGTCGGACTTTGTGACGCTGGCGGTCAACCTGACCCCTGAGACCACCGGGCTGATCAGCCACAGAGAGCTGTCCCTCATGAAACCCACAGCGACGCTGGTCAACATCAGCAGAG gtctggttgtgGACCAGGACGCTTTGGTGAAAGCTCTGCAGTGTGGGACAATCAGAGCTGCCGCGTTAGACGTGACTCATCCTGAACCTCTACCAAG GGATCATCCTCTACTCACTCTTCCTAACGTGCTGATCACGCCACACGCCGGCACCAACACTTACGCCACAACCAGACGGATGGTGCAGAAGATGGTAGAAAGCGCTTTGGCTGCAGTGAAAGGACAACCCGTCCCCAATGAAGTCCGGCCGAAATGA
- the psmg2 gene encoding proteasome assembly chaperone 2, which produces MFISSENAPPSLKDFTLVMPAVAVGNVAQLAVDLLVSTLNMKLVGYIHTDCLIPMAGNNPYSTCREDAEELHTPAEVYTAPELKLAVLQIRAPIIQKKSKKFRQLIVSWIKTSGFSRTVILSSSHAYQRDDQQMKGTPLRYLVTPSLLKVSADALKELGWREMEQLPAFPGLTEANTESRLSIPGGGITKGLFTDSCAEDLPLAVILLFCSEGDNIPDAFTLANHLNDWLHLLDNPSQEPNKWKIPPSWSLLFGSGIPPAMF; this is translated from the exons ATGTTTATCTCCTCAGAAAacgctcctccctccctcaaaGATTTCACCCTCGTCATG CCGGCGGTGGCAGTCGGTAACGTGGCTCAGCTGGCAGTGGACCTCCTGGTGTCCACTCTCAACATGAAGCTAGTGGGCTACATTCACACAGACTGTCTGATCCCGATGGCCGGGAACAACCCGTACAGCACCTGCAGAGAGGACGCTGAGGAGCTGCACACCCCCGCAGAAG TTTACACGGCGCCAGAATTGAAGTTGGCCGTTCTTCAGATCAGAGCACCAATCATTCAG AAAAAATCCAAAAAGTTCCGTCAGCTGATCGTGTCTTGGATCAAAACCAGCGGCTTCTCCCGGACTGTGATTCTGTCCAGCAGCCACGCCTACCAAAGGGACGACCAACAGATGAAAGG CACTCCTTTGAGGTACCTGGTCACTCCGTCGCTGCTGAAGGTGAGTGCAGACGCCTTGAAGGAGTTGGGCTGGAGGGAAATGGAGCAGCTGCCGGCGTTCCCTGGACTGACGGAGGCCAATACAGAGTCGCGCCTCAGCATCCCTGGAGGAGGCATCACCAAAGGACTCTTCACAGACAG TTGTGCGGAGGATCTTCCACTGGCTGTGATTCTGCTCTTCTGCTCGGAGGGTGACAATATTCCAGACGCCTTCACCCTCGCCAACCACCTGAATGACTGGCTCCACCTGCTGGACAACCCT AGCCAGGAGCCCAACAAATGGAAGATCCCACCGTCCTGGAGTCTTCTGTTTGGGAGTGGCATCCCTCCTGCAATGTTCTAA
- the ptpn2b gene encoding tyrosine-protein phosphatase non-receptor type 2: protein MDQQFEDIDSEGRWQKLYLEIRNQSHECAYKVAKHPENRNRNRYRDVSPFDHSRVKLENTENDYINASLVLMEEAQRSYILTQGPLRNTCGHFWLMIWEQKSKAIIMLNRVIEKGSEKCAQYWPTSEEREMAFRDTRFVVTLLSEDTKSYYTTRVLELQNINTGEKREIFHFHYTTWPDFGVPESPASFLNFLFKVRESRALGADHGPAVVHCSAGIGRSGTFSLVDTSLVLMDKRKDSSSVDIKSILLDMRKYRMGLIQTPDQLRFSYMAVIEGAKCIMGDSSVQNRWRELSREDQEPSPESRLSAQPPAKCPTERVNGSQRGGQLEDGGDYRQDAKVPAQSPCKEQELDGSTTHKRRREDSISKSETAKTPTSKPRTNESEKKRKRAKTSDC, encoded by the exons ATGGACCAGCAGTTCGAGGACATAGACTCCGAGGGCCGGTGGCAGAAACTCTACTTA GAAATCAGGAATCAGTCCCACGAGTGCGCCTACAAGGTGGCGAAGCATCCAGAGAATCGCAACCGGAACAGATACAGAGATGTCAGTCCAT TCGATCACAGTCGGGTGAAGCTGGAGAACACAGAGAATGACTACATCAACGCAAGCCTGGTGCTGATGGAGGAGGCCCAGCGAAGTTACATATTGACCCAG GGCCCACTCAGAAACACTTGTGGCCATTTTTGGCTCATGATCTGGGAGCAGAAGTCGAAGGCGATCATCATGCTCAACAGGGTCATAGAGAAAGGCTCA GAAAAGTGTGCTCAGTACTGGCCCACTtctgaggagagggagatggcCTTCAGAGACACACGCTTCGTGGTCACGCTGTTGTCAGAGGACACCAAGTCTTACTACACCACCAGAGTGTTGGAGCTGCAGAATATTAAT acgggggagaagagagagatctTCCACTTTCATTACACCACATGGCCTGATTTCGGTGTCCCAGAATCCCCGGCGTCCTTCCTAAACTTCCTGTTCAAGGTGCGGGAGTCAAGAGCGCTGGGTGCCGACCACGGGCCGGCTGTGGTGCACTGCAGCGCCGGAATCGGACGGTCAGGGACGTTTTCATTAGTGGACACATCTCTGGTGCTG ATGGACAAGAGGAAAGACTCGTCATCAGTGGACATCAAAAGCATCCTGTTGGACATGAGGAAGTACCGCATGGGCCTGATCCAGACCCCTGACCAGCTACGCTTCTCCTACATGGCTGTGATTGAGGGAGCCAAGTGCATAATGGGAGACTCCTCCGTACAG AACCGATGGCGTGAGTTGTCCAGAGAAGACCAGGAGCCGTCGCCAGAGTCTCGTCTCTCCGCTCAGCCTCCAGCAAAATGTCCGACGGAGCGAGTCAACGGCAGCCAACGAGGGGGTCAgctggaggacggaggagactACAGGCAGGACGCCAAAGTACCTGCACAGTCCCCCTGCAAGGAACAGGAGCTGGACGGCAGCACAACACA CAAGCGACGCAGAGAAGACAGCATCTCTAAATCAGAAACGGCAAAGACACCCACAAGCAAGCCCAGGACAAATGAGtcggagaagaagagaaaaag GGCGAAGACCAGTGACTGCTAA